The nucleotide window CCGGCATCGTCGAGCGCTCGCGCGAGGAACTGGGCCGCCGGCAGCATTTCGCCGATCCGGACGCCTATGCCGGCTATCACCGGGCGCTGACCGAGGCGCCGGTGCTGTGGCATCCCGGCTCGTTGCGCTATCGCGATTGGCGGCAATTGGCCGAACTGGGGCTGATGGGCGGGACCGGCTGGACCGATTGACCGCCCGCGCCCGGTACGAGGATGAAACCGCTTGCGAAAAACCGCGCCACGAAGCATGTCCCCTAGCATGAGCCGAGACGGTCACATTCAACCCAAGGATGGCATGCGGTGCCCAGGCTGACGCGCTGGCCGATCTGGAAGCGCCTGCGTCGGCGGACCCGGCGGCAATGGCTGATCGGGCGGGCCCTGAACCGCGCCCGCGCCCTGCGGCCGGTGCAGAACCGCACCGATGCCATCCGGCCCGGCGACATCCTGGTCTTTGTCACCCTGCGCAACGAGCTGATCCGGCTGCCCTGGTTCTTCGACCATTACCGCAAGCTGGGGGTGCAGCATTTCCTGGTGGTGGACAATGCCAGCGCCGACGGCAGCGCGGAATGGCTGGCCGGCCAGCTCGACGTCTCGTTGTGGCGGACCGAGGCGAGCTACAAGGAATCGCGTTTCGGCATGGACTGGCTGAACGCGCTGTTGCGGCGCTATGGCAGCGGGCATTGGTGCCTGACCGTCGATCCCGACGAGTTCCTGATCTATCCGCATCACGACACCCGGCCCCTGCAGGCGCTGACCGATTGGCTGGACGCGGGCGGGATCCGGTCCTTTTCGGCCATGCTGCTGGACATGTATCCCAAGGGCTCGCTGGTCTCGCAGCCTTATCGCGCCGGGCAGGATCCGTTCGAGATCGCGCGCTGGTTCGATCCGGCGAATTACACGATCCGCAAGAACTGGGAATATGGCAACCTGTGGATCCAGGGCGGGCCGCGCGGCCGGGCCTTCTTTGCCGACGATCCCGGCAATGGTCCGGCGCTGAACAAGATCCCGCTGGTGCGGTGGGAGCGGTCCTATGCCTATGTCAGCTCGACCCACATGCTGCTGCCGCGTTCGCTGAACATCGTCTATGACGAGCATGGCGGCGAAAAGGCCTCGGGCTGCCTGCTGCATGCCAAGTTCCTGTCCACGTTCGTCGAGAAATCCGCCGAGGAGCTGACCCGGCGGCAGCATTACGCCGACAGCCAGGAATACATGGCCTATCATTCGGGCCTGCAGGACGATCCGGACTTCTGGTGCGAGCAGTCCTGCGAGCTGCAGGACTGGCGCCAGCTCGAGGATCTGGGCCTGATCTCCAAGGGGCACTGGGCATGAGCGGCGGGGGCGAGATCCGGCTGGGCGTGATCATGCTCTGTCACGACGAATTGCCGACCGCCGCCCGCATGGCGCGGGTCTGGGCCGAGGGCGGCGCCTCGGTGGCGGTGCATGTCGATGCCAAGGCGCCGGCCGCCGGGATGGCGGCGATGCGCGGCGCTCTGGCGGATCTGCCGCAGGTGCTGTTCAGCCCCCGGCATTCCTGCGAATGGGGCATGTTCAGCCTGGTGCAGGCCACTCAGGATGCGGCGGCGCTGCTGCTTGACCGCTTCGAGGACCTGACGCATGTGATGGTGGTCTCGGGCTCCTGCCTGCCCTTGCGGCCGGTGCAGGATCTGCGCGCCTTCCTGGCCCTGCATCCCCGGCGCGACTTCATCGAAAGCGTGACCGCGGCGGATGTCGGCTGGACCGTGGGCGGGCTGAACGAGGAACGCTTCACCCTGCACTTTCCCTTCTCGTGGCGGCGCCGGCGCAAGCTGTTCGACCGCTATGTCGCGTTGCAGCGCCGGCTGCGCTACAAGCGCCGCATCCCGCAGGGCCTGGTGCCGCATCTGGGCTCGCAATGGTGGTGCCTGACGCGGCCGACCCTGCGCGCCATCCTGGCCGATCCGCGCCGGGCCGAGTTCGACCGCTATTTCCGCCGGGTCTGGATCCCCGACGAGAGCTATTTCCAGAGCCTGGCCCGCCGGCATTCGCGCAATATCGAAAGCCGTTCGCTGACGCTGGCCAAGTTCGACGGGCAGGGCAAGCCCTATATCTTCTACGACGACCATCTGGGGATGCTGGAACAATCGCGCTGCTTCGTGGCGCGCAAGATCTGGCGCCGCGCCCATCGGCTTTACGCGCATTTCCCGCATGGCGATACGGCCCGTCCCTCGGCCGACGAGCCGCGGCCCGAACGGCTGGACCGGATGATCAGCCAGGCCGTGGCGCGGTGCAGCCTGGGCCGGCCGGGGCTTTACATGCAGAGCCGCTTTCCGCTGAAGGACCGCGAGAACGGCAAGACCTCGGCGGCCTATGGCGTATTGCAGGGCTTCAGCGACCTGTTCCCCGATTTCGAGCCCTGGCTCTCCAGCCGCGTCGATGCCGATGTGCATGGCCACCTGTTCGCGGTCCACGGCGCCGAATTCGCCGGCCGCTCGCCGATCGGGCCGGGGGGGCTGTCGGACAGCGCCGCGCTGCGCGACCTGGACCAGCGCGGTTTCGTCGCCAATCTGATCCGCGTCACCCAGCGGATGCAGGTCTGGCAATTCAGTCCGCGCGACGGGCAAGAGATGAACTGGTTCACCGCCACCGACCCCAATGCGCGGATCTTCGTCATCACCGGCGCCTGGGCGGTGCCGCTGCTGCATTCCGATATGCCCTTCGACGATATCCGCCGCGTCGCCGCCATCCTGCAGCGCACCGAGCTGGCGCAGATGGAGGTGCTGAACTCGGTCTGGCTCAAGGCGCAGACGCAGGTCTGGACCCTGGGCGACTTCTGCGCCCGGCCCGCCGACGCCCTGCGCGGCGTGCTGCGCCAGCTGGGCGGCGATCCCGAAGCGGCGACCAACCTGCCGCCCATGCGCGACGTCGCCGGCATGGGCCGCTTTCTGCAAAGGCTGCGCAATGCCGGCTTGCGGCCGCAGCTGATGGGGGAATTCCCCGCCACCGACATTTCGCCCGCGCCTTCCACACCCGTCCCTGAAGAAAGTTCCGCGCCAT belongs to Paracoccus sp. TOH and includes:
- a CDS encoding beta-1,6-N-acetylglucosaminyltransferase, with the translated sequence MSGGGEIRLGVIMLCHDELPTAARMARVWAEGGASVAVHVDAKAPAAGMAAMRGALADLPQVLFSPRHSCEWGMFSLVQATQDAAALLLDRFEDLTHVMVVSGSCLPLRPVQDLRAFLALHPRRDFIESVTAADVGWTVGGLNEERFTLHFPFSWRRRRKLFDRYVALQRRLRYKRRIPQGLVPHLGSQWWCLTRPTLRAILADPRRAEFDRYFRRVWIPDESYFQSLARRHSRNIESRSLTLAKFDGQGKPYIFYDDHLGMLEQSRCFVARKIWRRAHRLYAHFPHGDTARPSADEPRPERLDRMISQAVARCSLGRPGLYMQSRFPLKDRENGKTSAAYGVLQGFSDLFPDFEPWLSSRVDADVHGHLFAVHGAEFAGRSPIGPGGLSDSAALRDLDQRGFVANLIRVTQRMQVWQFSPRDGQEMNWFTATDPNARIFVITGAWAVPLLHSDMPFDDIRRVAAILQRTELAQMEVLNSVWLKAQTQVWTLGDFCARPADALRGVLRQLGGDPEAATNLPPMRDVAGMGRFLQRLRNAGLRPQLMGEFPATDISPAPSTPVPEESSAP
- a CDS encoding glycosyltransferase family 2 protein — translated: MPRLTRWPIWKRLRRRTRRQWLIGRALNRARALRPVQNRTDAIRPGDILVFVTLRNELIRLPWFFDHYRKLGVQHFLVVDNASADGSAEWLAGQLDVSLWRTEASYKESRFGMDWLNALLRRYGSGHWCLTVDPDEFLIYPHHDTRPLQALTDWLDAGGIRSFSAMLLDMYPKGSLVSQPYRAGQDPFEIARWFDPANYTIRKNWEYGNLWIQGGPRGRAFFADDPGNGPALNKIPLVRWERSYAYVSSTHMLLPRSLNIVYDEHGGEKASGCLLHAKFLSTFVEKSAEELTRRQHYADSQEYMAYHSGLQDDPDFWCEQSCELQDWRQLEDLGLISKGHWA